From a region of the Salarias fasciatus chromosome 6, fSalaFa1.1, whole genome shotgun sequence genome:
- the LOC115391057 gene encoding protein N-terminal asparagine amidohydrolase-like, which produces MPLFIEDKQVGPIDSIEDLYRKYPSLKESAKAFLSKPVVSVDPKSLLYVQQREVAATTKGDKHVSVIGTEDATTCHMVVLRHTGTGAVALAHCDGFNTPRQVSLIVKAVTSLSGHFHEGRLELHVVGGFEDDKKLSEKISHDLLTMFQNQDLNIYLETFCTTEMNDVLVDGIHKPIIYGIGVKVETGEVFPASFTFKGPAENLRSARTFTKGEMVEIYEPNQGIVKVGPCSWPPQPDLIKWMTMTDKEILEALSTSPKAEPSDFVRSIKATMSFILDHPNPDSLFPGDQPQRYRKTDCGDWDRIVQP; this is translated from the exons ATGCCGCTGTTCATCGAGGACAAACAAGTTGGCCCAATCGATTCGATAGAGGACCTCTACCGCAAATATCCAAGTTTAAAG GAAAGCGCCAAAGCGTTTCTCTCTAAGCCAGTTGTTTCTGTCGATCCAAAGAGCCTCCTGTACGTTCAACAAAGGGAGGTTGCTGCAACAACTAAAGGAGACA aacatgtttcgGTCATCGGAACAGAAGATGCGACCACCTGTCATATGGTTGTGCTGCGACACACTG GAACTGGAGCTGTTGCTTTGGCTCACTGTGACGGTTTCAACACCCCCCGTCAAGTCTCACTGATTGTGAAAGCAGTCACATCACTCAGTGGTCACTTCCATGAGGGCAG ACTCGAGCTCCATGTGGTTGGAGGATTCGAGGACGACAAAAAACTATCAGAAAAAATCAGCCATGACCTTCTGA CGATGTTCCAGAACCAGGACTTGAACATCTATCTGGAAACATTCTGCACCACAG AAATGAATGACGTCCTTGTTGATGGAATTCATAAACCTATAATATATGGAATAG GTGTCAAAGTTGAAACTGGTGAAGTGTTCCCCGCATCCTTCACTTTCAAAGGTCCTGCAGAGAACCTGCGATCAGCACGAACCTTCACTAAGGGAGAG ATGGTTGAAATCTATGAACCAAACCAGGGGATTGTTAAAGTCGGCCCATGCTCCTGGCCACCACAGCCAGACCTGATCAAATGGATGACAATGACCGACAAAGAAATATTAGAG GCTCTCTCCACGTCTCCCAAGGCTGAACCCTCGGACTTCGTCAGAAGCATTAAGGCCACCATGTCGTTCATTCTTGACCATCCCAACCCTGACAGTCTGTTCCCGGGGGACCAACCACAGCGCTACCGCAAGACGGACTGCGGGGACTGGGACCGGATCGTCCAGCCATGA